In a single window of the Verrucomicrobiaceae bacterium genome:
- a CDS encoding c-type cytochrome — MTSALCRCIIASSLLIAPSSLLPLLAQSGPAPKAPDVPTDLPPQIETLQPGVKLTLLAEHPALVTPTGIDVDEKGRIWLAACHTHFRPQGYTGPENDEILVFDSDGKNRRVFYSKTQATMHVECGPDGWIYLAERDRLLRVKDSDGDGTGDTEEVLASLDTVADYPHNGLSGMAWHPDGDLVCSLGENFGKDWTLTGADGSQVSGRGEGGVFRCTADGKKLRRIARGFWNPFGLLVRSDGEIFAAENDPGSRPPCRLLHIVEGADYGFQWVYGSAPVHPFVAWNGELRGTLGMVHPCGEGPCAVVELGGGVLIPSWSDHSIDYFPLHSKGAGYTSERVPLVRGSDYFRPVCMAQGPDGAFYMTDWVFSSYPIHGRGRLWKLEIEKQPWITEKQPETPEAALARKLRAGREVPEIAELLKLARGSDKYLSDAALTALSRAKLSPQSIRSMTPADRVWAFVAMRRADLQDEQWVRAFWDDADAEMRFECLRWIADAVLKNFQPQVEAMLSDPKLDYRLFEAALATWNTLRGEPAAGVTHPEVLIERITDPKTPARIKGYALRLAPPTHKALTFDLLRQFANSDDDVLQLEAVRTLAARRASAEIAADEKYRPNLRAEAILGTDDTALLQKLAQSDNSTIRDEAQRALPRELATDRPALDDTTAWLKLLEGPGDAETGRRIFFNSKVALCSSCHRHSGRGNVVGPDLSLIAQQGDRAAILRSILEPHREVAPQFYPSVVELKDGTTFTGILLRSSSSEVFRDLTGKEKSFPETDIVKRTELRTSLMPPGLVLTLTPSELRDLLAFLMAE; from the coding sequence ATGACCTCTGCACTCTGCCGCTGCATCATCGCATCGTCGTTACTCATCGCTCCGTCGTCTTTGCTCCCGCTGCTCGCTCAGTCGGGCCCAGCTCCAAAGGCACCGGATGTTCCCACCGACTTACCGCCGCAGATCGAGACCTTGCAGCCCGGTGTGAAGCTCACGCTACTCGCCGAGCACCCCGCACTGGTCACTCCCACCGGCATCGATGTCGATGAAAAGGGCCGCATCTGGCTCGCGGCCTGTCACACACACTTTCGCCCGCAGGGCTATACAGGCCCAGAGAATGATGAGATCCTGGTCTTCGACTCGGATGGCAAAAACAGGCGTGTGTTTTACTCCAAAACACAGGCGACCATGCATGTGGAGTGCGGCCCGGATGGATGGATCTACCTCGCCGAGCGAGATCGCCTGCTGCGTGTGAAGGACAGCGATGGAGATGGCACTGGTGATACGGAGGAAGTCCTCGCCTCACTCGATACCGTGGCGGATTACCCGCACAATGGACTCAGTGGCATGGCCTGGCACCCAGATGGCGACTTGGTTTGCTCACTGGGCGAGAATTTTGGCAAAGACTGGACCCTCACAGGCGCAGATGGCTCCCAGGTCAGCGGACGCGGCGAAGGCGGCGTCTTCCGCTGCACGGCAGACGGCAAAAAACTACGCCGCATCGCCCGCGGCTTCTGGAATCCCTTTGGACTCCTCGTGCGCAGCGATGGAGAAATCTTCGCAGCAGAAAACGATCCCGGCAGCCGTCCACCGTGCCGCTTGCTGCACATCGTCGAAGGCGCAGACTACGGATTCCAGTGGGTGTATGGCAGTGCGCCCGTGCATCCATTTGTCGCGTGGAATGGTGAGCTGCGCGGCACCCTGGGCATGGTGCATCCCTGTGGTGAAGGCCCATGCGCCGTCGTCGAGCTCGGTGGCGGCGTTCTCATCCCCAGTTGGAGTGATCACAGCATCGACTACTTCCCGCTTCACAGCAAAGGCGCAGGCTACACCTCCGAGCGTGTGCCGCTCGTGCGTGGTAGCGACTACTTCCGGCCTGTCTGCATGGCTCAGGGGCCCGATGGAGCCTTTTACATGACGGACTGGGTTTTTAGCTCCTACCCGATCCATGGCCGTGGCAGGCTCTGGAAGCTAGAAATCGAAAAACAGCCTTGGATCACCGAAAAGCAGCCTGAAACGCCGGAGGCGGCTTTGGCGAGAAAATTACGCGCAGGCCGCGAAGTGCCCGAAATAGCCGAGCTGCTCAAACTGGCCCGTGGAAGCGACAAATACCTCTCCGACGCAGCCCTCACTGCCCTCTCACGGGCCAAACTGAGCCCCCAGAGCATCCGCAGCATGACGCCAGCCGACCGCGTGTGGGCATTCGTCGCCATGCGCCGGGCCGATTTGCAGGATGAGCAGTGGGTGCGTGCCTTTTGGGACGATGCAGATGCAGAGATGCGTTTCGAGTGCCTCCGCTGGATCGCAGATGCGGTGCTGAAAAACTTTCAGCCTCAAGTCGAAGCCATGCTGAGTGACCCGAAGCTCGACTACCGCCTCTTTGAAGCCGCGCTAGCCACCTGGAACACCCTGCGTGGCGAACCCGCCGCTGGGGTCACCCATCCAGAGGTGCTCATCGAGCGCATCACCGATCCGAAAACACCCGCCCGCATCAAAGGCTACGCCCTGCGTCTCGCACCACCCACGCACAAAGCCCTCACGTTCGATCTGCTGCGCCAGTTTGCCAATAGCGACGACGACGTCCTCCAGCTCGAAGCCGTGCGCACCCTCGCCGCACGGCGAGCGAGTGCAGAAATCGCAGCGGATGAAAAATACCGACCCAACCTGCGAGCCGAAGCCATCCTCGGCACCGATGACACCGCGCTGCTGCAAAAACTCGCCCAAAGCGACAACTCCACCATCCGCGACGAAGCGCAGCGTGCCCTCCCGCGTGAACTCGCCACCGATAGGCCCGCGCTCGATGACACCACCGCCTGGCTCAAGCTCCTAGAAGGCCCCGGCGATGCCGAAACTGGCCGCCGCATCTTCTTCAATAGCAAAGTCGCACTTTGCTCATCCTGTCATCGTCACAGCGGACGTGGGAACGTCGTGGGACCAGATCTATCACTCATAGCCCAGCAGGGAGATCGCGCTGCGATCCTGCGCTCCATCCTAGAGCCCCACCGCGAAGTAGCGCCGCAGTTTTATCCATCCGTCGTCGAGCTCAAGGACGGCACCACCTTCACCGGCATCCTGCTGCGCTCCTCCAGCAGCGAAGTCTTCCGCGACCTCACCGGTAAAGAAAAATCCTTCCCCGAAACGGACATCGTGAAGCGCACCGAACTCCGCACCTCACTGATGCCGCCTGGCCTGGTGCTAACCCTGACCCCCAGCGAGCTCCGCGACCTGTTAGCCTTCTTGATGGCTGAGTAG